One Cellulomonas sp. Y8 DNA segment encodes these proteins:
- the fdxA gene encoding ferredoxin, whose amino-acid sequence MTYVIAQPCVDVKDKACIEECPVDCIYEGKRSLYIHPDECVDCGACEPVCPVEAIYYEDDVPEQWSEYYKANVEFFDDLGSPGGAAKMGVIEKDHPVIATLPLQVHGE is encoded by the coding sequence GTGACGTATGTGATCGCCCAGCCCTGCGTGGACGTCAAGGACAAGGCGTGCATCGAGGAGTGCCCGGTCGACTGCATCTACGAGGGCAAGCGCTCGCTGTACATCCACCCCGACGAGTGCGTGGACTGCGGCGCCTGCGAGCCGGTCTGCCCCGTCGAGGCCATCTACTACGAGGACGACGTCCCCGAGCAGTGGAGCGAGTACTACAAGGCGAACGTCGAGTTCTTCGACGACCTCGGCTCGCCCGGCGGCGCGGCCAAGATGGGCGTGATCGAGAAGGACCACCCCGTCATCGCGACGCTGCCGCTCCAGGTGCACGGCGAGTAG